A single genomic interval of Eurosta solidaginis isolate ZX-2024a chromosome 3, ASM4086904v1, whole genome shotgun sequence harbors:
- the LOC137245965 gene encoding uncharacterized protein codes for MEVDEAAPKPTIRSAVTVPRARATPTAAPRNTASRATGPPDQSPRPASQRPNIAATPQTPQRDPVVAHGVRCPLCRRPHALRLCAIFRGMQPIQRQQVAQAHGHCLNCLALWHATTECTSSTLCQLCDRPHHTLLHRTSRRNVAVVPSPRNNVRQRPRTHHQPQAPLPYWQQNQHPRQWTHPGARYRPQASPRRPSTTQRSRRPSGLSNVVATLQQLQRLLG; via the coding sequence ATGGAAGTGGATGAAGCCGCCCCAAAACCCACCATCCGCTCAGCGGTTACCGTTCCCCGAGCACGCGCAACCCCGACAGCAGCGCCGCGCAACACTGCATCCCGAGCAACGGGCCCACCGGACCAAAGTCCTCGTCCTGCATCGCAGAGGCCCAACATAGCGGCCACTCCGCAAACGCCACAAAGGGATCCGGTAGTGGCACATGGCGTGCGCTGCCCACTCTGCCGCCGCCCACATGCGCTACGCCTATGCGCAATATTTCGTGGCATGCAACCGATTCAACGGCAGCAGGTGGCACAAGCGCACGGCCATTGTCTAAATTGCTTGGCATTGTGGCATGCAACGACGGAGTGTACCTCCAGCACATTATGCCAACTGTGTGACAGGCCACACCATACGCTGCTCCACCGGACATCAAGGCGCAACGTCGCCGTCGTGCCATCACCACGCAACAACGTGCGTCAACGGCCACGCACTCATCACCAACCACAAGCACCACTTCCCTATTGGCAGCAGAACCAGCATCCAAGGCAGTGGACCCACCCAGGGGCCCGCTATCGCCCTCAAGCATCACCTCGTCGACCATCAACCACGCAGCGCAGCCGTCGCCCATCAGGGCTAAGTAACGTCGTGGCAACCCTGCAGCAGCTACAACGATTGCTAGGCTGA